A region of Actinomycetota bacterium DNA encodes the following proteins:
- the infB gene encoding translation initiation factor IF-2, with protein sequence MRVHELAKELDISSKQLLTSLEEMGLGGGTASSSVPDEAVPRLRASGGKAVKGRKPKDVLEAPTPKKRSPAAKKAAAKKAAAKKAVEPPAGADAPAPEPAAVKAATKTAAKKTAAKKTAATKTASKTTIPVAAKTTEAPSEADAPAPAAAAETVPTPAAAAVAEPAAAEPGADSAAPVLPVLKVGHGATAQELADKMSKTVAEVVKTLFGLGEMASATTSLSDDALQLVAHELGYEAEIVAVDEDLSDEEPEEEVDESLLQPRPPVVTIMGHVDHGKTKLLDAIREANVVEGEFGGITQHIGAYQAHVGEREITFIDTPGHEAFTAMRARGAQVTDIAVLVVAADDGVMPQTVEALDHAKAAGVPIVVAVNKVDKEDADPTRVRRQLVEREIVPVEWGGDYEFVDVSAKARTNLESLLDTILIVADLAELKANPEGRARGAVIEAHLDKGRGPVATVLVQRGSLEVGDALVAGTAFAKIRAMQDENGLTVKRAGPSKPVLLLGWSAVPTAGDDFREVADERGARHVAQERESRTRAAELVTPRATTLQDLLAQAKDEEVPELNLVLKADVQGSLGALTDSFLKIPQDEVRIRIMRSGAGGITENDVQLAMASNAIVVGFNVRPDAGARALAEEEGVDVRLYRVIYDAIADVRQSLSGLLSPSREEVEKGQAEVRELFRVPKLGVVAGCYVTAGTITRDSRARVVRDGVVAYDGTIGSLRRFKDDVKEVAQGYECGIGIANFQDIKEGDVIEVYEVREVARSL encoded by the coding sequence TTGAGGGTTCACGAACTGGCCAAGGAACTGGACATCAGCAGCAAGCAGCTGCTGACGTCGCTCGAGGAGATGGGGTTGGGCGGCGGAACCGCCAGCTCCAGCGTGCCCGACGAGGCCGTCCCGCGCCTGCGTGCGTCCGGCGGCAAAGCCGTGAAGGGTCGCAAGCCCAAGGATGTCCTCGAGGCTCCCACGCCGAAGAAGCGGTCCCCCGCGGCGAAGAAGGCGGCGGCGAAGAAGGCGGCGGCGAAGAAGGCCGTCGAGCCCCCGGCCGGTGCCGATGCCCCCGCCCCGGAGCCCGCGGCCGTGAAGGCCGCCACGAAGACGGCCGCCAAGAAGACGGCCGCCAAGAAGACGGCCGCCACGAAGACGGCGTCCAAGACGACCATACCCGTCGCAGCGAAGACGACGGAAGCACCGTCCGAGGCTGATGCTCCCGCCCCTGCCGCAGCCGCGGAGACCGTACCGACCCCCGCCGCAGCCGCGGTCGCCGAGCCGGCGGCGGCCGAGCCGGGCGCGGACTCAGCCGCCCCGGTTCTCCCGGTCCTGAAGGTCGGTCACGGCGCCACGGCGCAGGAACTCGCCGACAAGATGTCGAAGACGGTCGCCGAGGTCGTGAAGACTCTGTTCGGGTTGGGGGAGATGGCGAGCGCGACCACCTCGCTGTCCGACGACGCCCTCCAGCTCGTGGCGCACGAACTGGGCTACGAGGCCGAGATCGTGGCCGTCGACGAGGACCTCTCGGACGAAGAGCCCGAGGAAGAGGTCGACGAGTCGCTCCTCCAACCGCGGCCGCCGGTCGTCACGATCATGGGCCACGTCGATCACGGCAAGACCAAGCTCCTCGACGCGATCCGCGAAGCGAACGTCGTCGAGGGCGAGTTCGGTGGGATCACCCAGCACATCGGTGCGTATCAGGCGCACGTGGGCGAGCGCGAGATCACCTTCATCGACACTCCCGGTCACGAAGCGTTCACGGCGATGCGCGCCCGAGGAGCGCAGGTGACCGACATCGCCGTCCTCGTCGTCGCGGCCGACGACGGCGTGATGCCCCAAACGGTGGAGGCCCTCGACCACGCGAAAGCGGCAGGGGTTCCGATCGTCGTCGCGGTGAACAAGGTGGACAAGGAAGATGCCGATCCGACCCGCGTCAGGCGACAGCTCGTCGAGCGGGAGATCGTGCCCGTCGAATGGGGCGGGGACTACGAGTTCGTCGACGTGTCGGCCAAGGCGCGGACCAACCTCGAGTCCCTGCTCGACACGATCCTGATCGTGGCCGACCTCGCGGAGCTCAAGGCGAACCCCGAGGGCCGGGCACGCGGCGCGGTGATCGAGGCCCACCTGGACAAGGGGCGAGGGCCGGTCGCCACCGTCCTCGTGCAGCGCGGTTCGCTCGAGGTCGGCGATGCGCTCGTGGCGGGTACGGCGTTCGCGAAGATCCGCGCGATGCAGGATGAGAACGGGCTGACGGTCAAGCGCGCCGGTCCCTCGAAGCCGGTGCTGCTCCTCGGTTGGTCCGCGGTCCCGACGGCGGGAGACGATTTCCGCGAGGTCGCCGACGAGCGTGGGGCACGCCACGTGGCCCAGGAGCGCGAATCGCGCACGCGTGCCGCCGAGCTGGTGACCCCGCGAGCGACGACCTTGCAGGACCTGCTCGCGCAAGCGAAGGACGAGGAGGTGCCCGAACTCAACCTCGTCTTGAAGGCCGATGTCCAAGGATCCCTGGGTGCGCTCACCGACTCGTTCCTGAAGATCCCGCAGGATGAGGTGCGGATCCGCATCATGCGATCCGGGGCGGGCGGTATCACGGAGAACGATGTCCAGCTCGCGATGGCTTCCAACGCGATCGTCGTCGGCTTCAACGTCCGGCCGGACGCCGGTGCCCGGGCCCTCGCCGAGGAAGAAGGCGTCGACGTTCGCCTCTACCGGGTGATCTACGACGCGATCGCCGACGTGCGGCAGTCGCTGTCTGGGTTGCTGTCGCCCTCCCGTGAGGAGGTCGAGAAGGGCCAAGCAGAGGTCCGGGAACTGTTCCGCGTGCCAAAGCTCGGCGTGGTTGCCGGCTGCTACGTGACGGCTGGCACGATCACGCGCGATTCGCGGGCACGGGTCGTGAGGGACGGCGTCGTCGCCTACGACGGGACGATCGGTTCGCTGCGCCGGTTCAAGGACGACGTCAAAGAAGTTGCCCAAGGCTATGAATGCGGGATCGGGATCGCGAACTTCCAGGACATCAAAGAGGGCGATGTGATCGAGGTCTACGAGGTCCGCGAGGTCGCCCGCTCGCTGTAG
- a CDS encoding YlxR family protein, whose amino-acid sequence MERRRPAPERTCVGCRQRATKGDLLRVVKAPDGTLRVDPAGSAPGRGAYLHRDPDCVAIAIDRGGLTRALRTGACAEAAARLRAEIDEVVGDS is encoded by the coding sequence GTGGAACGACGTCGGCCGGCACCGGAGCGGACCTGCGTCGGCTGCCGGCAGCGGGCCACCAAGGGTGACCTGCTGCGAGTGGTGAAGGCGCCGGACGGTACCCTGAGGGTGGACCCGGCGGGTTCGGCCCCCGGTCGGGGCGCCTACCTGCATCGGGATCCCGACTGCGTCGCGATCGCGATCGACCGTGGAGGGCTTACCCGGGCCCTGCGGACGGGCGCGTGTGCCGAGGCAGCAGCCAGGCTACGAGCCGAGATCGACGAAGTTGTGGGGGACTCTTGA
- the nusA gene encoding transcription termination factor NusA — protein MNAEMIAALRELEREKGIAFETILAGLEEAMASAYKTWYKQEHPEIDEETLGVRASIDPETGDLRIWLQELEEIYPDESEAVVEVAAEAPPSGDADTAVATDGAPEAQSFEPTEPAEPVEPEIRIVSEQEVEVTDEFKGRIGAQTAKQVIFQKLRDAEREMTYEEFAGREGDVVTGIVQQSERRYTLLDLGKVEALLPQGEQVPSEPYRNGERLKAYITEVRKGTKGPQIVVSRSHPGLLKSLFAMEVPEIDEGIVEIKNVAREPGHRSKIAVASNEPAVDPVGACVGPKGSRVRMVVNELRGEKIDVVPWSPNPAEFVANALQPAKVNRVETDDSTQNALVIVPDYQLSLAIGKEGQNARLAARLTGWRIDIKSESQQQEEARGPAPAPPAPAEPEPAPAPQPESAPAEAAAEVPEPEPESGTDVAPTPVAEPAPSEQNEEAPAGS, from the coding sequence ATCGATGAGGAGACCCTCGGTGTCCGTGCGTCGATCGACCCCGAAACCGGCGACCTGCGCATCTGGCTCCAGGAGCTCGAGGAGATCTACCCGGACGAGTCCGAGGCCGTCGTCGAGGTAGCGGCGGAGGCGCCGCCGTCCGGCGATGCCGACACGGCAGTCGCAACGGACGGAGCACCGGAGGCGCAATCCTTCGAGCCCACCGAACCAGCGGAGCCCGTGGAGCCCGAGATCCGCATCGTCTCCGAACAGGAGGTCGAGGTCACCGACGAGTTCAAGGGGCGGATCGGGGCGCAGACGGCCAAGCAGGTGATCTTCCAGAAGCTCCGCGACGCCGAACGGGAGATGACCTACGAAGAGTTCGCCGGACGCGAGGGCGATGTCGTGACCGGGATCGTTCAGCAGTCCGAGCGTCGATACACGCTCCTCGACCTGGGAAAGGTCGAGGCGCTGCTGCCGCAGGGTGAGCAGGTTCCGTCCGAGCCGTACCGCAACGGCGAACGCCTCAAGGCCTACATCACGGAGGTCCGCAAGGGGACGAAGGGCCCGCAGATCGTCGTGTCACGCTCGCACCCCGGGTTGTTGAAGTCGCTGTTCGCGATGGAGGTCCCCGAGATCGACGAGGGCATCGTCGAGATCAAGAACGTGGCGCGCGAGCCGGGCCACCGCTCGAAGATCGCCGTCGCGTCGAACGAGCCTGCCGTGGACCCGGTCGGAGCGTGTGTCGGACCGAAGGGCTCGCGCGTTCGCATGGTCGTGAACGAGCTGCGGGGCGAGAAGATCGACGTGGTCCCCTGGAGCCCGAACCCGGCGGAGTTCGTGGCGAACGCCCTCCAACCCGCGAAGGTGAACCGGGTAGAGACCGACGACTCCACGCAGAACGCTCTCGTGATCGTTCCCGACTATCAACTCTCGCTCGCGATCGGCAAGGAGGGCCAGAACGCGCGGCTCGCCGCGCGGCTGACCGGCTGGCGTATCGACATCAAGTCCGAGAGCCAGCAGCAGGAAGAGGCCCGTGGTCCCGCCCCGGCGCCTCCCGCCCCCGCGGAGCCGGAACCCGCACCCGCACCCCAGCCCGAGTCTGCGCCCGCCGAGGCCGCGGCCGAGGTGCCCGAGCCCGAGCCCGAGTCGGGGACGGACGTGGCACCGACGCCCGTGGCCGAACCGGCGCCGTCGGAGCAGAACGAGGAGGCTCCCGCGGGGAGCTGA